The Candidatus Zixiibacteriota bacterium DNA window ATGCTCTCCTTGCTCCTGCAAAATGCTGAAGAAAGGCTAAAGGATCCTGATTTCCAGAAAAGCGTTCTGGTCACCATATCGGACACTGTGGAGAGGATGAAAAATCTGATAAGCAAGCTCTCCACACCCTCAGCTGGAATAAAATTAGATTTGAAAAATTGTGATCTGAATAAAGTTGTGCAAAACATTCTGGATAAGATGAAAATCTCTAATTTCACCCGCATTAAAACCAGATTGGATTTTGGGAGCTTGCCCCTGGCAAGATGTGACCAGACTCAGGTAGAGAAGGTCTTTCAGAACCTCATCCTCAACGCTTTGGAAGCCATGCCAGAGGGAGGAACCCTGTCGATAACTACTGAGCTGAACAAAGAAAAAAGTTTAATCAGGTCGAAGGTTTCTGATACCGGCTCCGGGATGTCGAAAGATTTCATCAGGAATTCTCTTTTCAAGCCTTTTCAGACCACTAAGAAAAAGGGGTTGGGCATAGGGCTTATTCAATGTAGGGAAATTATGGAAATGCATAAAGGCAGGATCTCGGTAGAAAGCGAAGAGGGGAAGGGAACTATCTTCACCCTGGAACTTCCTTTATAAAAGTTTTTGAATGAGGTTAAATAAAAATGATGGAGAAAGAGAAGATATTGATCGTGGATGATGAGGAAGGAATAAGGACACAACTTTCCTGGGCTTTAAGGGATGAGTATGAAACCCTTTTAGCCTCAAACGCGGAAGAGGCTTTAGCACTTGCCAGAAAAGAAAAGCCGGATCTGGTGACCTTAGATGTGGCTTTATCCATCT harbors:
- a CDS encoding ATP-binding protein, producing MLSLLLQNAEERLKDPDFQKSVLVTISDTVERMKNLISKLSTPSAGIKLDLKNCDLNKVVQNILDKMKISNFTRIKTRLDFGSLPLARCDQTQVEKVFQNLILNALEAMPEGGTLSITTELNKEKSLIRSKVSDTGSGMSKDFIRNSLFKPFQTTKKKGLGIGLIQCREIMEMHKGRISVESEEGKGTIFTLELPL